TGTTATCTGCAAGACAAGGAGTATTCTGTAAAGAatctgttttcttctttggaaaagcatattataaattgttgttctTTGCTACCAGGGACAACACTGCTGGGAAATTGATAAGTGATGAATCGGATGTCAAGACCTGTCCTGGAAAGGATGTAGTAGAAAATGATATCCTGGATGACTGGATCGTGATAAGTCCGAAAAAGGCAGAGACAATTGGGTGACTAGgtcaaataataaattaatgcctTCAATTATGCTGATGTAACTCCTTTAATTTACTGATTTGCCTTGAATTATTATTCGAATAACAAGAACTCTAAGACGGAAGTAGCAGAAATCAACCTGGAGGAATCGAACGAGGAAAAGCAAAACACTACGGAGGTAGAGATTTGAATGAAAATATGTTTACTCTTTGAGAGAATTCTTATATACCACTCCAAATTAGCCCATCCCCTTATATactgttatgaaaatagatgctcTCAACAGAGACGCGAacttttacgtggaaaacccttgcaaaaaaaaaaaccacgggcgccgaccggTAATAATCACTATAAAGGAGTTGATTACAAACGTAGATGAATAACAATGGAAACGTCATCCCTTTGCGTATggcttacaagagtatatataggagATAATAGGAAAACACCTAATAGGTAAAGACTTGACTCTTAGTAAACTAATctgaatatattgtgggcctaAGATTCGGATCACATATATTAACATATGCCACTTAGAATTGGCTCTTTCCTAAAATGCCACTAGTTTAAAATTATCCACCCTTATGTGTCACTGCCGTCACTCCTCCGGCTGTTCATTGTTGGTCCATGGAGAAGGCAAGCCAGACACAGCGTTGATCCTAGAGAAGGCAGCAACAATGGAGTCAGGTCATGTTTAGTTCCtacacaaaaacttttcaccctattacatcgaatgtttggacataagcatggagtattaaatatagagaaaaaaacaaattgcacagattgcgtgtaaattacgagacgaatcttttaagcctaattgctccataatttgacaatgtagtgctacagtaaatatttgctaatgacggattaattaggcataataaattcgtctcacagtttataaGCGGAATcggtaatttgttttgttattagtgtatgtttaatacttcaaatgtgtgtccgtatatccgacatgacacgccaaaaccttttacccctggatctaaacacacccttatttttgttatatgcactgtgaatctgtgatgagaGGTGATTGTGGTGATTTAAACATTTATGTGATGACCAAGTAATACTTACAGACCTCAATATTTAATGCATGTTCAGGCTTTTGGTGGAAAATCGGATTTTTCATGCTTTTGTTGGAAATTCATGTGTGATGGTATTGTATGCGGTGATGAATAATTCATTTTTCATATCCAACAGCTATATTAGCACTAAAATgctacatacatatacatatcaACCAACTTTATTTTGTCATGCAAATAGCTTGCCAAATTTCACCGAATTGCTACAACTGGTTCTATAGCAAGTTGTAAGGGCAAAATAGGTCTTTCTAACATGAAGTTAACATTGAAGAGCCGGAGGAGTGACCATAGTGGCACATGAGGGTGGACAATTTTAAACTAGTAGCATAGAGGGAAAGATATAATtttgagtggcatataagggaacaGACTAATTTagagtggcatataaggaattCTCTCAACTTATTTCTGTGTTGGGACCCGAACCTGCTGCTTGAAACCTTTAATAAACGGAGAAGTGTTACtttgggcctgtttagttcccaaacaaattttttcacgctgtcacatcaaatgttttgatacatgcatggagtattaaatgtagaaaagaaaaccaattagaCAGTTCACCaaaaaattgtgagacgaattttttaaagCCTAAACATGACATGATTTGCTAATGTGatactatagtaaacatttgctaataacggattagttaggcttaataaattcgtctcgcagtttcctaaCGGAATCTGTAACTTGTTTTGTTAttggactacgtttaatacttcaaatgtatgtccgtatatcTAATGTAACATGCAGGGGCAAAAAATTTTgccaactaaacaagcccttTCTACGAAAATCGTAAACACATAATTGTATGTATAGCGGTCCTCACCGCCGTGTTCTATCAGCGTAAAAATTATACTATAGGCATGTTTAgttctcaaacaaaatttttcatgCTGTCACgttaaatgtttggacacatgcatggagtattaaatgtaaaaaaaaccaattgcacagttcgccaggaaattacgagacgaatcttttaagcctaattacgccatgatttgacaatgtggtgctacagtaaacatttactaatgttaAATTTTTCATGCTGTCACgttaaatgtttggacacatgcatggagtattaaatgtaaaaaaaaccaattgcacagttcgccaggaaattacgagacgaatcttttaagcctaattacgccatgatttgacaatgtggtgctacagtaaacatttactaatgatggattaattaggcttaataaattcgtctcgcagttttctggcggaatctgtaatttgttttgttattaaagtacgtttaatacttcaaatgtatatccgtatatccaatgtgacatatatggataaattttttttgccacaAGCCCTATATGTACGTTCACGGTTCACCCGCTGGAAACTCTCCACAATCACTTTGTTGTTGGAAAGAAGGTCCATCAACATATAGAGGTCCATCAGATAGTAGTACCAGATAATCACAGTCCAACCAATGAACTCACGTTAATTGCgaggagtaaaaaaaaagttgaaataaTTGTGAGGGAGGAAAACGAGGTGTTCTTTTCTCacgaagatgaagataaaaatggagattaagtttttttatgtaaaatgaggtggtattaacgtatgattaattgagttttaattattataaacttgaaaaatagattaataatattttagagcaacttttatatagaaaattttcacacgaaacataccgtttagcagtttgaataACGTACtatgaaaatcttaatcttcatccgactcttattgaaaaaaaagaacgagaccaaagaggaaaaggaaaaatctatatctatatctatatacctaataataataataattaaaaaataggtaAATCTTCCGGTTAATTTTTTCGGCAGTCATTAATGGGTGGGCCCACGTGATTTTCGCCAGTAATCCGCGAATCGGACGCGTGACGGCGATTTTGACGCTGCACAAATAAAagagaaacgaaaaaaaagagaaagctaGCAAGCAGCCCAACCAAAGCAGCAGCAGGCCGGCCCAACAAAAAGCAAACGCAGCCTAGCAGTCAGCCCACATAGCAAAGCAGCAGCCCAGTACAGTACTGTGCGATACTGTAGCAAccgggaataagttcactataGATCCCTTAATTTGTCACCGAATATAAAATCCATCCCTATTTCTACCGGGAATCAGATAAAAATAAGGAgcaatttattaatttaaaaaataaaaaatcacatgtctttttttttaagaaaaacatgtgATCACCAACTAAATGAATTATTTAcgacaaaataaattatttttagaaaatagaaaacaatcacatgtcttttttttaaaaaaaaaaatgtaatcacCAACAAAATGAATCGTGTTTAcatcgattttttttctattcattgTATAATTTCCTTCTAATTTTTTGAGTGAAAATGATTATGCGATTGGAGTGCAGTGAGGTTGATTTGATAGATAGCGAAAAACATTTCTTATACTATTCCTACTCTTTacaatatgtaaaaaaaaagtgtttatCAATATCAAGTACAAAAAATAACCATGCATTGCAACCAACTTATAATAATACATGACAAAAGTAAATACTTTTTGAGTTTCAAACTTTACtctataatatataattttattttaaagtgGTATTAATAGTTTTCCTATAATCATCCATGTCAATGGATTTAGAGCAACAAATAATTATGTCATGTTAGCGTCTTACTTGCACTGGAAAGATTCGATTTGACTATAAGGACCTCAATTAATCTGGTAGCATTTTGCTCCTACACACCCATTACTATTGTTTTTTTATGCTTCACCCAATGCAATGcatgggcattttgctagtctatacctaattaaaaaatacgcaAGGCTTCCATGAAAAATTTCGTCAGTCATCCGTTTTATCCGCACGAGCGATCGATTCCATTAATTTTCGTCCGTGCGTgaatgtagcgcccgttccgtcgtggcgcctagcgggaaaactatctcttaaaaaccctaattgcgaaacctgtttctttgcttgttgtctagtgtccatgccatctcagatctcaaatccctccgcaaaagtctatttcgcctccctcaggttcgatgggccgaattcctctcggcccatcttcccctccctccccatctccccctccctctctctctctctctccctctcccccgctctgcccgtgcgcagcacacgcgtgcgcgtgagccgcgccgagccgagcgccctccgccctcgctgccgcttcccgccgacgccgccgaaatcgccacgccgcccgttgcttcccgcgcgcgcgcgccgtggtggccgaccgcctggtcgccgccgccgtcagcctctgccgcgcctgccgtcCGTGTCACCGCTCCGTTCCAAActgccccgccgtcatcgccgtcgtcatcgactcggccccgcctctccctgcgcgtgcctccaagggacggaggcagagcttccccccctctgccgcgtcgccctctctccctcctctttttccccaaagtggcaagggggcaagccccctttccctcctccctttttcccttttccctcccgccggcgtcatccccCCCTGTCGCCGTTtgggccgcgaccgccgagcgctggctcgctcccttgaccgcccaaggtcggtttccaaaccgacattgccgccctataaacccaggtgccctcccttcctttttcccctcccAATCTTCCCCGTTTTTCACCCACGCCATTGCCGTCcctctcgccgaccgccgccgtcgcgtgtgccgaaggagccggtgcgcgctaggacgcggaaggggaatCCGGGcactcgtcttcttcctcttccccggcccgaggccggagagatcactcccgtgccgtcggcctctcgtcactgcgccccaccaccccgcacggtagtgcctccctacGTTCCCCCTtctcgttccatctcctccccttagactcgggtagtagcacgagtagcctccccgtagctagctggcgccgccccgaccgttgccgccgctcgctgtgtgctcgccgccgtcgccgcccgtgctccgtagcgctCGCTCGTCGctggcctcgctcggcgtagctccgcccaatccgacgctagcaacagattcccgtagccgcgtagatgctctcaccgccaggaatcggcccctcgtgacctcgtcgccgttccccccttttctctccgccggttgccgccgccgcaatccgccgccgacggactccctccggcgaatccaagccgttggctcgctccctctcgctctccctcgtcatcccggtgtacgccccgtcgcccctcgtcgtcgcacggcgtcccggagaaaccgccgccgcccgccgtccattcgcggccggcgccttcgtcttcctccagccggcccgcgtggcagccacgtaggcgccacgtcggcgccacctcggccgcgaccggatcGGCTGACCCGGCCAGCTGCTCCCTCCGTTCCCCCCCGGTGCGCATGGTCcgcggtgagccgtgaggctgcgcgtgggcccgccgcaccgcgtcctccgcgaaccgcgcgcactCGCCGTGCctcccctccccaaaccctagcacgccccgcgtgcacctcgctcacgtgagccgagccgccgacaagcgggtcccacccgggaccacgcgggatggacccggcccaccggctctctctctctcctccccgcccgctcgcgccttgggccgccttcttgggccggccgacccattaagctcggccgagccgcccctttctctcgggccgcgccctagccacccgaggaaagtctaatttccctccctccttcctttctttccttttctttttcaaaaaggatttaaataaatccttttcctttagatcaaaaatccaataatcttagaaattcaatttcTTCTCAACCGTATgaccgtttgactccgttcaacttccaaaattcctcaaatctcgagatctatctaatggcacgcttagagatcaataatagggctttattttcgccgtttgttgagttgtcccgtttcgcgtgtagtttcggagcccgaagacccgcagtgcgaggatttcgaggatcaagctcaagatctcgagcaaggcaagccacctttgaacatcttgaacctatatttgaacttaattatattgcttgcaaaatattatgcattgataggattgcacttaatctgtttgccccgtctgcaaggcagatcggtgggcctacctaacttgttgcatctgatccttccattgttaattgttatatcatgttcccttgtaaccacctagttgcgcctcggtaatcgtgcactctgtaCGAGTATCGatggtcgccttcaaacttaaaatctgagaaacatcttgggtaaaacttgggttttacaaaagacttggaaaacccgacacctgggtcggtgcttgcgaactaaatgaatttccaaaatcgcggaccggggaacgtaccgggtgtacggttttccgctcttgcacttaaggaccgtttccttggaatttcatccgaacataagacaagtgcgactacatgggtggaatggaacacccctggctgagtaactagctaaacgggggagccatgatgccaagagacatgtggattcaacggggtggtgtcggggagaacccccaggtttcctggcacagtatggtctgggacctaatctggtgttggtctgggacccctctcgttggcatatggtgaacctgtgtcggctttcgaaatgccttgtcatggaagccttaaggtctctagtcgtggccgttctgcacgggctggatgatccgggttagtaatgtcgtgtgggtaaagtgtaccccctctgcagaggttattaaactgttcgaatagccgtgcccacggtcatgggcggatgtgaggtgattcctagcgtagttttgcttgactactgcttgtgaaatttgctgatgtggtttgggttcgatgtttggaaaatctgcagctgatgggatcagccaggcttGGGTGGCcatttgaaagctgttggccgggtgccaaccttgatcaattcaaaagactgatacattgcacatactccgaccggacgagacgcactgtctcatccgtatcgtttgagaagcactcacttagttgtttcagaaaagagtttaaataaaatcaattgcaaaaacaacatccTTTCCTtaaagcctgcattaaacactcacccttgctctatataaataatcccgccagttgctgaagaagatgaagcggatcccgctgacgaggagttcttccaggagcaagtcggctacgatgagttttagggtttcggcctagttcccaagtcgcgcctgtgatgtgtggtccaagtcttggcttccgcttcccttttgtaatgcagttgtgagctcgggatctgtccgcagcccaacatgattgtactcctactctataataaagagacctctgttgctgtgatattctgtcttcctgtgataccagcactgtttcctgggactggtatcgattaacaggttaatttggagcgtcacagGCTAGTCCCgctcggggctagttcggggcgtgacagtgAAGGACTCCGATTGATGTGGGCTCACTAACCGAAAAATATTCATACTGTATAGCAACACATTATGGCACAACCATCCACGTTCTTAGTTGGTTAGGTGATGAAACTTGTGGCCCAAAGGTTTTGGAGTTCGACTCCCATCACCCCTCAGGTTTATGCTGCTTATCCtctccaattttttctttttctctccaaagcagattatatttttttcaaaagtacacccatattttgaaattcataTTAAACCAGCAATATATGTAATTTACTATTGTGTTTTTCTACACTTTATCACCtcctcttattattattatttttgaaaagtatGTCCATATAATTTTTGCTTTTTCTCTCCAAAgcagattatattttttttcaaaagtacacccatatttttaaattcatattAAACCAGCAATATATGTAATTTACTATTGTGTTTTTCTACACTTTATCACCTcctcttattattattttttttgaaaagtatGTCCATATGTTTGAAATTAATACTAAACCAGAAACATATGTAATTTCCTACCGTGTTTTTCTACACTTTATCACCAATGATGCTTATCCTCtccaatttttttctctcctaaactgattatattttttaaaagtacaTCCATATGtttgaaaattcatattaaATTTCCTACTATGTTTTTATACATTTTATCACCTCCTCTTATTAagaaaatgcccgtgcgttgcaacgggttgTAAATAACATTCattgaaataaattaaaatcctAAACTACATATCACAATTGGGcagaaatgatgaaaaattgAACATGTTTTTGctagtattttggtacgtcaccTGTATTGGAGTCAGTTTTTTAGtccgttcgcttttgaaaatacagatccgtgtttgagtcagattttaaattcgtttgcttAGAAATATTAAAGGTgtcgtataagaaatcccttttaaaaaactcgcatgctaacttaagaTGAAAGTCATACTCTTAATTGCAGttcatgattttcttaaaaaatatctaAGCGAATTCCAAAGTGAAATTCATattagctaaaccgtataacaatagtAAGATTAAAATAATAGTCACCCGTGGCAACGTACGGGCATATTTTCTAGTAAATCAAAATAACTGttagggagggggagaggacaGTACAGAGGTACGGAGGAAAGTGGAGGAAACGGAGGGACGAGGACGGAGATGGAGGAAGTCAGTAGGATCCCACGTGTCATACTCACACCCGAATTTTAGATAAGATCGGCCGCTTCGCTTCCCCCCTCGAATTCAAGCTCAAGCGCTTAATACGAATCTGGCTGCCATGGAGCTCTCCGGCgatgccgccgtcgtctccggctCCGGCAACCGCAAGCGCAAGCGCCATGTGCAGCAGCACTCCCTCGAGTACCCCTGCGTGTCGCGGCtccgccaccgtcgcctcctcgccttcCTCAGCCGCCACGACTACGACTCCACCTTCGACGCGTAAGCCCGAGCACCACcaatcttcctcctcctccttcatccTCTCGATCTCTCGCCTCGCCTCAATGGCACCGACTTGTTTGCAACGCAGGCTGGTGCAGGAGACGTCCGTGCTCTTCCGCGTGGGGCACATCCAGGCGCTGGTGAGGCAGGGCCGGTGGGCGGACGCCGCCAGCTACGTCAACCGCTTCGTGCCGCCGTCTCGCGTGCTCACCGATGCCGGCCTGGTCTTCCACGAGTTCCTCTACATCCACCACGTCCTCGACTgcatcgtcgccggcgaccactTGCGGGGCGCTCAGGTGGCCGCCAGCTACCAGCGCCACGTCAGGGACAACCCCAACCCCTCCCATGGCGCCATCAAGCTCATACGCATCCTCCTCACCATTCTCCACTGCCATCCAATCAGGTACGACTACAACAACACTTTTTGTAGAGTAGATCAGGATTAATCCTATCGGTTCAGCGGATTTGATCGGGCCTCACCAAAATACCGAAATTTCGGTCTgaaattttaaacaaaatttagttgaatttaaataaatattaccaaaattcatgaaaaaattaaaaattttcggccgaagtaatatcgtatcggagggGAAATTTCCAACCCTGGAGTAGATTAACTTAACAGCCCAATGGGTTGATTATGGGAGGGATTTAGGGAGATCGGTGTAACAGATAACAACAGAGACATATATAAGTCTTaacagttctttttttttttagagaaagaCAATTTTTACCTAGCCTcaacatccaaccggatatatacagCCCTTTAAGTTGGGAACTTACCCCATCAAACAAGGAACTTAGCCCTCAACACTGCAACCAGCCCTTTCACAAGTCTTAACAGTTTTGCATGCTTAATTTACTGTTTTCCAAGCATCTTTCACCATCCATCTCTTTCTTGGAACGGAATTATTATGCATAGGGCGTTCCTCAACTGGCATCTGGTGAGGTACAAGGCGGCCGAGATCATCAAGGACTTGATCCCTCAGATCCCCGAGTTCAACGACCTGCTAAAGCTACCGAAAGGTGGCCCCATCAAGCCACACAACATCCTCCCCATTGGGTCCAGGTAATGCTACTTCCTTCGATTTATACTGCAGTAATTCAGCAGCTGATCTGAATTTGGTGACCCTTTGTGCCCGCATTGCTCCATATGGATCACTATCAG
This window of the Oryza sativa Japonica Group chromosome 4, ASM3414082v1 genome carries:
- the LOC4337003 gene encoding uncharacterized protein, with the protein product MELSGDAAVVSGSGNRKRKRHVQQHSLEYPCVSRLRHRRLLAFLSRHDYDSTFDALVQETSVLFRVGHIQALVRQGRWADAASYVNRFVPPSRVLTDAGLVFHEFLYIHHVLDCIVAGDHLRGAQVAASYQRHVRDNPNPSHGAIKLIRILLTILHCHPIRAFLNWHLVRYKAAEIIKDLIPQIPEFNDLLKLPKGGPIKPHNILPIGSSSHRRRHVKNEDRIPPDIARFYLQKKRGLPSSTICQERYYTGLSRNAANWLADIIDKSLQAGVLRDGYPFKHSCNEGVTGAPIGLDSPANSYGISTQTIADMMRPLIISDIGQGSVARNNPTRPETTAHQAISPTTQQITTEFVQHSESQFQEYNSQMDGRVRIVESGMKRSRSFGGGCSSSVEISS